Proteins from a genomic interval of Lysobacter stagni:
- a CDS encoding ATP-binding protein, translated as MKEVLGKLQKVLSRRSDSEHGQAFVRLAVLSVVLIYMLVRGASGALPSHQYSNVLLMVETGFAVGAVLIAWILWRPAKSHVRRIIGMISDYGLMAAAMIHIGEPLAWVYVILMWVTIGNGLRYGNGYLYGAVGMALASFGSVIVFNDYWHANRVLGVGLLLGLAAIPLYLSGLLRALVTATEEARRANEAKSRFLANMSHEFRTPLNGLAGMSELLATTRLDAEQRECVNTIQASMRSLLSLVEDVLDISAIEAGKLKLDHVDFSPRELVDSIGLILQPQARTKRLQYVANIAAGVPELVRGDVVHLRQILINLAGNAVKFTDEGSVRLDVTVEEQDSGRVRLRFAVTDTGIGVPLAMRERLFEAFEQADVSLARRYGGTGLGTTIAKGLAEAMGGSIGFESSEPRGSRFWVELPFERAREALPEPVAVPTGGLAAGGDAPQNVIAFTDPFLRHRARVRSLSILVADDHIANRMVLQRLLQKAGHRATCVEGGEEVLNALAASDYDAVITDLHMPDVSGLDLLRQLRVMEAGSGRRTPVLILSADVTTESIRACEQAGARAFLSKPVSTTRLLDTLADIAANNRIAATTVVTTRPDPVATDSHFDSSVLDELGGLGMGASFEREFIAQCLLDADKCLQQIEAAIPRAEWERTREQAHALKGVASNLGLIKLAATSGELMRLPDWQLARDGTSLLAGLRERLAQGRAALDAREQRRGARDESERTP; from the coding sequence ATGAAGGAAGTCCTGGGCAAGCTGCAGAAGGTGTTGTCGCGACGCTCGGACAGCGAGCACGGCCAGGCCTTCGTGCGCCTGGCGGTGCTGTCCGTCGTGCTGATCTACATGCTCGTGCGCGGCGCGAGCGGTGCGCTGCCTTCGCACCAGTATTCCAACGTGCTGCTGATGGTGGAGACAGGCTTCGCCGTCGGCGCGGTGCTGATCGCCTGGATTCTGTGGCGGCCGGCGAAATCCCACGTGCGCCGCATCATCGGCATGATCTCCGATTACGGCCTGATGGCCGCGGCGATGATCCACATCGGCGAGCCGCTGGCATGGGTCTACGTGATCCTGATGTGGGTCACCATCGGCAACGGTCTGCGCTACGGCAACGGGTATCTGTACGGCGCAGTCGGCATGGCACTGGCGAGCTTCGGCTCGGTCATCGTGTTCAACGATTACTGGCACGCCAACCGCGTGCTCGGCGTGGGCCTGCTGCTGGGCCTTGCCGCGATTCCGTTGTACCTGTCGGGCCTGTTGCGCGCGCTGGTCACCGCGACCGAGGAAGCGCGCCGCGCGAACGAGGCCAAGAGCCGGTTCCTGGCCAACATGAGCCACGAGTTCCGCACTCCGCTCAACGGCCTGGCCGGCATGTCCGAGCTGTTGGCGACCACGCGCCTGGACGCCGAGCAGCGTGAGTGCGTCAACACGATCCAGGCCTCCATGCGCAGCCTGCTGTCGCTGGTGGAGGACGTGCTCGACATCTCCGCGATCGAGGCCGGCAAGCTCAAGCTCGATCACGTCGACTTCAGTCCGCGCGAACTGGTCGACAGCATCGGGCTGATCCTGCAACCACAGGCGCGCACCAAGCGCCTGCAGTACGTGGCCAATATCGCTGCCGGCGTGCCGGAGCTGGTGCGCGGCGACGTCGTGCACCTGCGCCAGATCCTGATCAATCTGGCCGGTAACGCGGTGAAGTTCACCGACGAAGGTTCGGTGCGTCTGGATGTCACCGTGGAAGAGCAGGACAGCGGGCGCGTGCGCCTGCGTTTTGCCGTGACCGACACCGGCATCGGCGTGCCGCTGGCGATGCGCGAACGTTTGTTCGAGGCGTTCGAGCAGGCCGACGTCAGCCTGGCGCGCCGCTACGGTGGCACGGGCCTGGGCACCACGATCGCCAAGGGCCTGGCCGAAGCCATGGGCGGCAGCATCGGTTTCGAAAGCAGCGAGCCGCGCGGCAGCCGCTTCTGGGTGGAGCTGCCGTTCGAGCGTGCGCGCGAAGCCCTGCCGGAACCGGTGGCCGTACCGACCGGCGGCCTCGCCGCGGGTGGCGATGCGCCGCAGAACGTCATTGCGTTCACCGATCCGTTCCTGCGTCATCGCGCACGCGTGCGCAGCCTGTCGATCCTGGTCGCGGACGACCACATCGCCAACCGCATGGTGCTGCAGCGCCTGCTGCAGAAGGCCGGTCACCGCGCGACCTGCGTGGAAGGCGGCGAGGAAGTGCTCAACGCGCTGGCGGCGTCGGACTACGACGCGGTGATCACCGACCTGCACATGCCGGACGTGAGTGGTCTGGATCTGCTGCGCCAGTTGCGTGTGATGGAGGCCGGTAGCGGTCGTCGCACGCCGGTGCTTATCCTCAGCGCGGACGTGACCACCGAATCGATCCGCGCCTGCGAGCAGGCCGGTGCGCGTGCGTTCCTGTCCAAGCCGGTGTCGACGACGCGCCTGCTCGACACGCTGGCCGATATCGCCGCCAACAACCGCATCGCGGCCACGACTGTCGTTACGACGCGTCCGGACCCGGTGGCCACCGACAGCCATTTCGACAGCTCGGTACTCGACGAACTGGGCGGGCTGGGCATGGGCGCCAGCTTCGAGCGCGAGTTCATCGCGCAGTGCCTGCTCGATGCGGACAAGTGTCTGCAGCAGATCGAAGCGGCCATTCCGCGTGCCGAATGGGAGCGCACCCGCGAGCAGGCCCACGCCCTCAAGGGTGTGGCCAGCAACCTCGGTCTGATCAAGCTCGCCGCCACCAGTGGCGAACTGATGCGCTTGCCGGATTGGCAACTGGCACGAGACGGGACGTCGCTGCTGGCCGGACTGCGCGAACGCCTGGCCCAGGGCAGGGCCGCGCTCGACGCGCGCGAACAGCGACGCGGCGCCCGCGATGAAAGCGAGCGCACCCCCTGA
- a CDS encoding response regulator — protein sequence MLLSWPPWGVAAQRTLGVNVVIVDDQTSARTMLRHIIEDISSELRVSDFGDPEAALGWCETNQPDLLLLDYRMPQLDGLEFARRFRRLPLHRDIPIILVTVVGDEPVRQAALEAGVIDFLVKPVRPRELRARCRNLLQLRQQSENVKQRALSLEQRLLSSMHEVEERERETLSRLARAIEYRDAGTSAFLERMAHVAGLIAEQLGMFEDEVRVIEMAAPLHDIGKIAIPDAVLMKTGPLSEDETAVMRRHPRIGYELLSGSQNRFIQAGALIALRHHERYDGSGYPDGLRGEEIPLEARIVAVADVFDALISPRPYKKAWDVDAALGYLYAQRGRLFDPRCVDALIRSRERLEDICNRFSTVSARPGLE from the coding sequence ATGCTCCTCTCATGGCCACCATGGGGGGTGGCGGCTCAACGGACCCTCGGTGTGAATGTAGTCATCGTCGATGATCAAACTTCCGCGCGCACGATGCTGCGCCACATCATCGAGGACATTTCGTCCGAGCTGAGAGTGTCGGACTTCGGCGATCCCGAGGCCGCGCTGGGGTGGTGCGAGACGAACCAGCCCGATCTGTTGCTGCTGGATTACCGCATGCCGCAGCTGGACGGACTGGAGTTCGCACGCCGCTTCCGTCGCCTGCCGCTGCACCGCGATATCCCGATCATCCTGGTCACCGTCGTCGGCGACGAACCCGTGCGTCAGGCCGCGCTGGAAGCGGGCGTGATCGATTTCCTCGTCAAGCCGGTGCGTCCGCGCGAACTGCGCGCGCGCTGCCGCAACCTGCTTCAGCTGCGCCAGCAGTCCGAGAACGTGAAGCAGCGCGCGCTGTCGCTGGAACAGCGCCTGCTGTCGAGCATGCACGAGGTCGAGGAGCGCGAACGCGAGACGCTGTCGCGCCTGGCCCGCGCCATCGAATACCGCGACGCCGGCACCAGTGCGTTCCTGGAGCGCATGGCACACGTGGCCGGACTGATCGCCGAACAGCTGGGCATGTTCGAGGACGAAGTGCGCGTCATCGAGATGGCCGCGCCGCTGCACGACATCGGCAAGATCGCGATTCCCGATGCGGTGCTGATGAAGACCGGGCCGCTGTCGGAGGACGAGACTGCGGTGATGCGCCGCCATCCGCGCATCGGCTACGAACTGCTCAGCGGCAGCCAGAACCGTTTCATCCAGGCCGGCGCGCTGATCGCGCTGCGTCATCACGAGCGCTACGACGGCAGCGGCTATCCTGATGGCCTTCGCGGCGAGGAAATTCCGTTGGAAGCAAGGATCGTGGCGGTCGCCGACGTCTTCGACGCGCTGATCTCGCCGCGACCGTACAAGAAGGCCTGGGACGTGGATGCGGCGCTGGGTTACCTGTATGCGCAGCGGGGCCGGCTGTTCGACCCGCGCTGCGTGGACGCCCTGATCCGCAGCCGCGAACGGCTCGAGGACATCTGCAACCGTTTCTCGACCGTGTCGGCGCGTCCCGGCCTGGAGTGA
- the lysS gene encoding lysine--tRNA ligase — MTDQTPAPQTPADENFLIAERRAKLTALRGQGIAFPNDFRRADYAGDLQAQYADAEQWNAEALEGRAHRVALGGRVLLKRDMGKAGFAQIQDESGRIQLWLKKDLLGDSYEVFKELDLGDIVAVEGELTRTRTGELSVKADSLRLLTKALRPLPDKFHGMADVEQRYRQRYVDLIVTPESRDVFVKRSKIIRAMRAWLDARRFLEVETPMMHYIPGGAAAKPFVTHHNALDLQLYLRVAPELYLKRLVVGGLERVYEINRNFRNEGVSTRHNPEFTMLELYEAYATYTEIMDLTENVIRDSATAVLNTTKMHWDGQDIDLGPAFRRWSMTDAVLEHNPEIAREDLRDVEKMRAHCKRLGCAVKPAYGWGKLLLEIFEKTVEHTLIQPTFIIDHPVEVSPLARANDLDPELTDRFELFINGKELANGFSELNDPEDQAERFRAQVAAKEGGDDEAMHFDADYIRALEVGLPPTGGLGIGIDRLVMLMTGSSSIRDVLLFPYMRPEG; from the coding sequence ATGACCGACCAGACGCCCGCTCCGCAGACGCCCGCCGACGAGAACTTCCTGATCGCCGAGCGTCGCGCCAAACTCACGGCGCTGCGCGGGCAGGGCATCGCGTTCCCCAACGACTTCCGCCGCGCCGACTACGCCGGCGACCTGCAGGCGCAGTACGCCGACGCAGAGCAATGGAACGCCGAGGCGCTGGAAGGCAGGGCGCACCGCGTCGCGCTCGGCGGCCGCGTGCTGCTCAAGCGCGACATGGGCAAGGCCGGCTTCGCGCAGATCCAGGACGAGTCCGGCCGCATCCAGCTGTGGCTGAAGAAGGACCTGCTGGGCGACAGCTACGAGGTGTTCAAGGAACTGGACCTGGGCGACATCGTCGCGGTCGAGGGCGAGCTGACCCGCACGCGCACCGGCGAGCTGTCGGTCAAGGCCGACTCGCTGCGCCTGCTGACCAAGGCGCTGCGTCCGCTGCCGGACAAGTTCCACGGCATGGCCGACGTCGAGCAGCGCTATCGCCAGCGTTATGTCGACCTGATCGTCACGCCCGAGTCGCGCGACGTGTTCGTCAAGCGTTCCAAGATCATCCGCGCCATGCGCGCGTGGCTGGACGCACGGCGCTTCCTCGAAGTCGAGACGCCGATGATGCATTACATCCCCGGCGGCGCCGCGGCCAAGCCGTTCGTCACGCACCACAACGCGCTGGACCTGCAGCTGTACCTGCGCGTGGCGCCGGAGTTGTACCTCAAGCGCCTGGTCGTCGGTGGACTGGAGCGCGTGTACGAGATCAACCGCAACTTCCGCAACGAGGGCGTGTCCACGCGCCACAACCCGGAATTCACCATGCTCGAGCTGTACGAGGCCTACGCCACGTACACCGAGATCATGGACCTCACCGAGAACGTCATCCGCGACTCGGCGACGGCGGTGCTGAACACCACGAAGATGCATTGGGATGGCCAGGACATCGACCTGGGCCCCGCGTTCCGCCGCTGGTCGATGACCGACGCGGTGCTGGAGCACAACCCGGAAATCGCCCGCGAAGATCTGCGCGACGTCGAGAAGATGCGCGCGCACTGCAAGCGCCTGGGCTGCGCGGTGAAGCCGGCCTACGGCTGGGGCAAGCTGCTGCTGGAGATCTTCGAGAAGACCGTCGAGCACACGCTGATCCAGCCGACCTTCATCATCGACCACCCGGTCGAGGTCAGCCCGCTGGCCCGTGCCAACGACTTGGATCCGGAACTCACCGACCGCTTCGAGCTGTTCATCAACGGCAAGGAGCTGGCGAACGGGTTCTCCGAGCTGAACGATCCGGAAGACCAGGCCGAGCGCTTCCGCGCCCAGGTCGCGGCGAAGGAGGGCGGGGACGACGAGGCCATGCACTTCGATGCCGACTACATCCGCGCCCTGGAGGTCGGTCTGCCGCCCACGGGCGGCCTGGGCATCGGCATCGACCGTCTGGTGATGCTGATGACCGGCTCGTCCTCGATCCGCGACGTGCTGCTGTTCCCCTACATGCGCCCCGAGGGGTGA
- the prfB gene encoding peptide chain release factor 2 (programmed frameshift): protein MIELNPVRQRIADLTGRLDSLRGYLDYDAKVERLEEVNRELESPDVWNDAERAQSLGRERSSLDKVVSGIRDLTDGLNGAGELLELAEMENDEGTALAVVDDVERYAKDVEKLEFQRMFSGKMDATNAFVDIQAGAGGTEAQDWAEILLRMYLRWAESRGWKAELMEVSGGDVAGIKSATFRVEGDFAYGWLKTETGVHRLVRKSPFDSDNRRHTSFTSVFVSPEVDDKIDIEINPADLKTDVYRSSGAGGQHVNKTESAVRITHVPSGIVVACQTERSQHANRDRAMKMLAAKLYELEIQKRNAERDAVEATKSDIGWGSQIRNYVLDQSRIKDLRTGIERSDTQKVLDGDLDEFVEASLKSGLEAGSKRADAV from the exons ATGATCGAACTCAATCCCGTCCGCCAGCGCATCGCCGACCTCACCGGTCGGCTGGATTCGCTTAGGGGGTATCTT GACTACGACGCCAAAGTCGAACGTCTTGAAGAAGTAAACCGCGAACTGGAAAGCCCCGACGTCTGGAACGACGCCGAGCGCGCCCAGTCGCTGGGCCGCGAGCGCTCCTCGCTCGACAAGGTCGTCAGCGGCATCCGCGACCTCACCGACGGCCTCAATGGTGCGGGCGAACTGCTCGAACTGGCCGAAATGGAGAACGACGAAGGCACCGCGCTGGCCGTGGTGGACGACGTCGAGCGCTATGCGAAGGACGTCGAGAAGCTCGAGTTCCAGCGCATGTTCTCCGGCAAGATGGACGCGACCAACGCCTTCGTCGACATCCAGGCTGGCGCCGGCGGTACCGAAGCGCAGGACTGGGCCGAAATCCTGCTGCGCATGTACCTGCGCTGGGCCGAGTCGCGTGGCTGGAAGGCCGAGCTGATGGAAGTCAGCGGCGGCGACGTCGCGGGCATCAAGTCGGCCACGTTCCGCGTGGAAGGCGATTTCGCCTACGGCTGGCTCAAGACCGAGACCGGCGTGCACCGCCTGGTGCGCAAGTCGCCGTTCGACTCGGACAACCGCCGCCATACCAGCTTCACCTCCGTGTTCGTCTCGCCCGAGGTCGACGACAAGATCGACATCGAGATCAACCCGGCGGACCTGAAGACCGACGTCTACCGCTCCTCCGGCGCGGGCGGCCAGCACGTCAACAAGACCGAGTCGGCGGTGCGCATCACGCACGTGCCCAGCGGAATTGTGGTGGCCTGCCAGACCGAACGCAGCCAGCACGCCAACCGCGACCGCGCGATGAAGATGCTGGCGGCCAAGCTGTACGAGCTGGAGATCCAGAAGCGCAACGCCGAACGCGATGCGGTCGAGGCGACCAAGTCCGACATCGGCTGGGGCAGCCAGATCCGCAACTACGTGCTGGACCAGAGCCGCATCAAGGACCTGCGCACCGGCATCGAACGCTCGGACACGCAGAAGGTGCTCGACGGCGACCTGGACGAATTCGTCGAGGCCAGCCTGAAATCCGGCCTGGAGGCCGGGTCGAAACGCGCCGACGCGGTCTGA
- a CDS encoding YkvA family protein has product MPLTINLDLSDQDLQHFAGVVESAKQASAGLSDAQVVDAATDLLSKAQQSNPPAFVKERLELVGTLVAMMRDEGWALGDEDRSNVRSALSYFAHGADVIPDNVPVLGFVDDAIMIELCARELQHEIEAYNDFVEYRQREAERRKLDPAAVGRADWLDSRREELQDRMHKRRNRDFRGGFGSGFGTGYGGSSGYGPVRSYADAGWRPGPPRFSVGR; this is encoded by the coding sequence ATGCCGCTGACCATCAATCTCGACCTGTCCGACCAGGATCTGCAGCACTTCGCCGGCGTGGTCGAGTCTGCCAAGCAGGCCTCGGCCGGCCTCAGCGACGCGCAGGTCGTCGATGCGGCCACCGACCTGCTGTCCAAAGCGCAACAGAGCAACCCGCCGGCATTCGTGAAGGAGCGGCTGGAACTGGTGGGCACGCTGGTGGCGATGATGCGCGACGAAGGCTGGGCGCTGGGGGACGAGGACAGGTCCAACGTCCGTTCGGCACTGTCGTACTTCGCGCACGGGGCGGACGTGATTCCCGACAACGTCCCGGTACTGGGCTTCGTCGACGACGCGATCATGATCGAGCTGTGCGCGCGCGAGCTGCAGCATGAGATCGAGGCCTATAACGATTTCGTCGAGTACCGCCAACGCGAAGCCGAGCGTCGCAAGCTCGATCCGGCCGCCGTTGGGCGAGCAGACTGGCTGGACAGTCGCCGCGAGGAACTGCAGGACCGCATGCACAAACGGCGCAATCGCGATTTCCGCGGAGGCTTCGGTAGCGGCTTCGGCACCGGGTACGGCGGCAGCAGCGGCTACGGTCCGGTCCGCAGCTATGCCGACGCCGGCTGGCGCCCGGGACCGCCGCGGTTCTCGGTTGGCCGGTAA
- a CDS encoding LytTR family DNA-binding domain-containing protein: MPAASTPFRSNAWRRVFEVGFWVVTALINAAANSITVLIDVRNNGLGFASWEPVTWEWSSAVLMLALVPAVVWFTRRAPLHWDTWRRTLPWHVLASVVFCLVHVVGMVAIREAVYAAHGMDYDFGNWPRQLAYEYLKDVRSYAGMVVLIEGYRFIRRRLQGEASLLGEPDEGPPVEPVERPERFLVRKLGREFLVAAGDVEWLQASGNYVNLRVRGHDYPLRITMAAIEERLDPGRFARIHRSYMVNLEQVASIEPMDTGDARVHLADGTVLPCSRRHREALRERAGFA, from the coding sequence ATGCCCGCTGCCTCCACGCCGTTCCGGTCCAACGCCTGGCGCCGGGTGTTCGAAGTCGGCTTCTGGGTCGTGACCGCCCTGATCAACGCCGCGGCCAACAGCATCACCGTGCTGATCGATGTCCGGAACAACGGGCTCGGTTTCGCCAGCTGGGAACCGGTGACGTGGGAGTGGTCCAGCGCGGTGCTGATGCTGGCCCTGGTGCCGGCGGTGGTCTGGTTCACCCGGCGGGCACCGCTGCACTGGGACACCTGGCGGCGGACGTTGCCCTGGCACGTGCTGGCCAGCGTGGTGTTCTGCCTGGTGCACGTGGTCGGCATGGTCGCGATACGCGAAGCGGTCTATGCCGCGCATGGCATGGACTACGACTTCGGGAACTGGCCGCGCCAGCTCGCCTACGAATACCTCAAGGATGTGCGCAGCTACGCCGGCATGGTGGTGCTGATCGAGGGGTACCGCTTCATCCGGCGCCGCCTGCAGGGCGAAGCCAGCCTGCTGGGCGAGCCCGACGAAGGCCCGCCGGTCGAACCCGTGGAGCGCCCGGAACGCTTCCTGGTGCGCAAGCTGGGGCGCGAGTTCCTGGTGGCGGCCGGCGACGTGGAATGGCTGCAGGCGTCCGGCAATTACGTGAACCTGCGCGTGCGCGGGCACGATTACCCGTTGCGGATCACCATGGCGGCGATCGAGGAACGGCTGGACCCCGGGCGCTTCGCGCGCATCCACCGCAGCTACATGGTCAACCTGGAACAGGTGGCCTCGATCGAGCCCATGGACACCGGCGATGCACGGGTGCACCTGGCCGATGGCACCGTCCTGCCATGCAGCCGCCGCCATCGCGAGGCGCTGCGCGAGCGGGCCGGCTTCGCCTGA
- a CDS encoding acyltransferase family protein, giving the protein MERRYFLDWVRIGAFALLVLYHVGMYYVTWGWHVKSPFASHTLEPFMMLTSPWRLSLLFFISGVATAFLLGKGEDGFLRKRSWRLLVPLIFGMLVIVTPQSYYEVVERLPGGYHDGYLAFWSRYLQADPHFCRDGECLRVPTWNHLWFVAYLWVYTVVIALAHWLMPRRLASAGTRVAAALSRGPGLLLWPALFLIVARVTLIDRFESTHALVDDWYNHAQYLPQFLLGFLVAKSQPVWNRFAALRWPTAVLSVACYAFIVWYFGLYSDDAAPPPDLLRLFQRGVWGLFQWTAIVAIVGFAAQWSPGDSRARRYLTEAVFPVYILHQTVIVVLAHNLQPLGLRPMAEGPMLVLATLALCFAGFELVRRVGVLRPLFGLGRREPRALPHVAPGTA; this is encoded by the coding sequence ATGGAACGCCGCTACTTCCTCGACTGGGTGCGCATCGGCGCATTCGCGCTGCTGGTGCTGTACCACGTGGGCATGTACTACGTGACCTGGGGCTGGCACGTCAAAAGCCCCTTCGCCAGCCACACGCTGGAGCCCTTCATGATGCTGACCTCGCCCTGGCGGCTGTCCCTGCTGTTCTTCATCTCGGGCGTGGCAACCGCTTTCCTGCTGGGCAAGGGCGAGGACGGCTTCCTGCGCAAGCGCTCCTGGCGGCTGCTGGTGCCTTTGATCTTCGGCATGCTGGTGATCGTCACGCCGCAGTCCTACTACGAGGTGGTCGAGCGGCTCCCCGGCGGCTACCACGACGGCTACCTCGCCTTCTGGTCCCGCTACCTGCAGGCCGATCCGCATTTCTGTCGCGACGGCGAGTGCCTGCGCGTGCCGACCTGGAACCACCTGTGGTTCGTGGCTTATCTGTGGGTGTACACGGTCGTGATCGCCCTGGCCCACTGGCTGATGCCTCGACGCCTTGCGTCGGCGGGCACGCGCGTGGCCGCGGCGCTGTCGCGCGGGCCGGGCCTGCTGCTGTGGCCGGCGCTGTTCCTGATCGTGGCGCGTGTCACGCTCATCGACCGCTTCGAATCCACCCATGCGCTGGTGGACGACTGGTACAACCATGCCCAGTACCTGCCGCAGTTCCTGCTGGGCTTCCTCGTTGCGAAGTCGCAGCCCGTGTGGAACCGCTTCGCTGCGCTGCGCTGGCCGACCGCCGTGCTGTCCGTGGCGTGCTATGCCTTCATCGTCTGGTACTTCGGCCTGTACTCGGATGACGCCGCTCCGCCGCCGGACCTGCTGCGTCTGTTCCAGCGTGGCGTGTGGGGGCTGTTCCAGTGGACTGCGATCGTGGCCATCGTCGGCTTCGCCGCGCAGTGGTCGCCGGGCGACAGCCGCGCGCGTCGCTACCTGACCGAAGCGGTGTTCCCGGTCTACATCCTCCACCAGACCGTCATTGTGGTGCTCGCACACAACCTGCAGCCGCTCGGCCTGCGGCCGATGGCGGAAGGGCCGATGCTGGTGCTGGCCACGCTGGCGCTGTGTTTCGCGGGATTCGAGCTGGTGCGCCGCGTCGGCGTGCTGCGACCGTTGTTCGGGCTGGGACGACGCGAGCCGCGCGCGTTGCCGCACGTCGCTCCCGGGACGGCCTGA